From the Solanum pennellii chromosome 4, SPENNV200 genome, one window contains:
- the LOC114076988 gene encoding uncharacterized protein LOC114076988, whose product MCARHIWANWQKRWRGEERRKAFWRCSKASFEVKLRDEFEYMGKLSHKICEALLGYNKEYWRRALFSERSKCDVVENNICETFNSWIVGPRHKSVISMLKDIRHKMMDRHGYMIKFADTWISDISPMARLILEENKEIGMALRVNWNHDIGFEIQEGEYRHIIDMTRKTCSCRLWQLRGIPCQHAVCALYHIEQEPEDYVKHWYKKDTSLSAYKYFLQPISNMVMWPDTNNPPVEPSEVKPMSGRPGRCRRKDKNKPRKKKWGKASKNGVKISCSKSHQVGHNKRTCKSVPLNSPHNSLQGPFNNYQ is encoded by the exons ATGTGTGCAAGACATATTTGGGCAAACTGGCAAAAAAGATGGAGAGGTGAGGAAAGGAGAAAAGCATTTTGGAGGTGCTCCAAAGCTAGTTTTGAGGTTAAATTAAGAGATGAATTTGAATATATGGGGAAATTGAGTCATAAAATATGTGAGGCATTGCTTGGATATAACAAAGAATATTGGCGTAGAGCTTTATTTAGTGAAAGATCAAAGTGTGATGTGGTGGAAAATAATATATGTGAAACATTTAACTCATGGATTGTTGGTCCTAGACACAAATCTGTGATTAGTATGCTTAAAGATATTAGGCATAAAATGATGGATAGGCATGGATATATGATTAAGTTTGCAGATACTTGGATCAGTGACATTTCACCTATGGCAAGACTGATTTTAGAAGAAAACAAAGAGATTGGCATGGCACTAAGGGTGAATTGGAACCATGACATTGGATTTGAAATCCAAGAAGGAGAGTATAGACACATAATTGACATGACTCGAAAGACATGTAGTTGTAGGTTGTGGCAGTTGAGGGGCATACCTTGTCAACATGCAGTTTGTGCCTTATATCATATTGAGCAAGAACCAGAAGATTATGTGAAACATTGGTACAAAAAAGATACATCCCTAAGTGCATATAAGTACTTTTTACAACCCATCTCCAATATGGTAATGTGGCCTGACACCAATAACCCACCTGTTGAGCCTTCTGAAGTGAAGCCAATGTCTGGAAGACCAGGTAGATGtagaagaaaagataaaaataaaccaagaaaaaagaaatggggGAAAGCATCAAAGAATGGAGTGAAGATATCATGTTCCAAAAGTCATCAAGTTGGGCATAACAAAAGAACTTGTAAATCAGTG CCTCTGAACAGCCCACACAACAGCCTGCAAGGCCCTTTCAACAACTACCAGTGA
- the LOC107015730 gene encoding PLAT domain-containing protein 1-like yields MGVSTQLNYFWFNLFILFFCFSISSIYGSEDDCVYTVYVRTSSKIKAGTDSIISLTLYNANGYGIRINNLEAWGGLMGPGYNYFERGNLDIFSGRGPCLNGPICKMNLTSDGTGSGHGWYCNYVEVTVTGVHRECHQQHFEVEQWIATDHSPYQLTFIKDLCRRTKSGEYLSVYAEDLPASVENLSFSGEDLPASVENLPVSGENLVVFDAAVM; encoded by the exons ATGGGAGtatcaactcaactcaactatTTTTGGTTCAATCTCTTTATactctttttttgtttctccaTCTCCTCTATTTATGGATCT GAAGATGATTGTGTTTACACAGTTTACGTTCGAAcgagttcaaaaataaaagctGGAACTGATTCCATCATCAGCTTGACTCTCTACAATGCAAACGGGTATGGTATTCGAATCAATAACTTGGAAGCTTGGGGCGGACTTATGGGCCCGGGTTACAACTATTTCGAGAGAGGAAACTTGGACATTTTCAGTGGCCGAGGCCCATGTTTAAATGGGCCCATCTGTAAGATGAACTTGACTTCCGATGGAACAGGCTCCGGCCATGGATGGTACTGTAACTACGTTGAAGTCACCGTCACCGGAGTCCATAGAGAATGCCATCAACAGCATTTCGAAGTGGAGCAGTGGATCGCGACTGATCATTCTCCTTATCAGCTCACTTTCATCAAGGATCTGTGTAGAAGGACGAAGTCCGGTGAATATTTGTCCGTCTACGCTGAGGATCTACCTGCTTCCGTTGAGAATTTGTCCTTCTCCGGTGAGGATCTGCCTGCTTCCGTTGAGAATTTACCTGTTTCCGGTGAGAATCTGGTTGTTTTCGATGCTGCTGTGATGTGA
- the LOC107017193 gene encoding tropinone reductase homolog isoform X2, giving the protein MAQIGDGRWSLHGMTALVTGGTRGIGYAIVEELASFGASIYTCSRNKKDVDECLDKWQTKGYKVNGSTCDLFLEDRRIELIDKATQHFNGKLDILVNNAAICVPKETTQITSADCSLMMGTNFEASYNLCQLAYPFLKGSGKASIVFISSISGIMAIPFVSLYAATKGAINQLTKNLACEWGKDNIRVNAVAPWIIDTALTDTVAILSHQMWRS; this is encoded by the exons ATGGCACAAATTGGAGACGGAAGATGGTCTCTTCATGGCATGACTGCCCTTGTTACTGGTGGCACTAGGGGCATTGG GTATGCCATAGTTGAAGAATTAGCGAGTTTTGGTGCATCGATCTATACATGTTCTCGCAATAAAAAGGACGTAGATGAATGTTTAGATAAATGGCAAACGAAAGGTTATAAAGTAAATGGTTCTACATGTGACTTGTTCTTAGAAGATCGAAGAATCGAATTGATTGACAAAGCCACTCAACATTTCAATGGGAAACTTGACATCCTT gtAAATAATGCTGCTATATGTGTACCAAAAGAGACAACACAAATTACTTCAGCAGATTGTTCACTAATGATGGGAACCAATTTTGaagcttcatataacttgtgtCAATTAGCATATCCTTTTTTGAAAGGTTCGGGGAAGGCTAGCATTGTGTTCATCTCTTCAATCTCTGGGATCATGGCTATTCCTTTTGTTTCTCTCTATGCAGCAACGAAAG GAGCAATAAATCAATTAACGAAGAACTTGGCCTGCGAATGGGGTAAAGATAACATTCGAGTTAATGCTGTTGCACCTTGGATTATTGATACCGCCCTTACAGATACTGTAGCC ATTTTGAGTCATCAGATGTGGAGAAGTTAA
- the LOC107017193 gene encoding tropinone reductase homolog isoform X1 yields the protein MAQIGDGRWSLHGMTALVTGGTRGIGYAIVEELASFGASIYTCSRNKKDVDECLDKWQTKGYKVNGSTCDLFLEDRRIELIDKATQHFNGKLDILVNNAAICVPKETTQITSADCSLMMGTNFEASYNLCQLAYPFLKGSGKASIVFISSISGIMAIPFVSLYAATKGAINQLTKNLACEWGKDNIRVNAVAPWIIDTALTDTVAEDFESSDVEKLIRRTPISRMGKPNEVSSLVAYLCFPAAAYITGQIICVDGGKTVSGFP from the exons ATGGCACAAATTGGAGACGGAAGATGGTCTCTTCATGGCATGACTGCCCTTGTTACTGGTGGCACTAGGGGCATTGG GTATGCCATAGTTGAAGAATTAGCGAGTTTTGGTGCATCGATCTATACATGTTCTCGCAATAAAAAGGACGTAGATGAATGTTTAGATAAATGGCAAACGAAAGGTTATAAAGTAAATGGTTCTACATGTGACTTGTTCTTAGAAGATCGAAGAATCGAATTGATTGACAAAGCCACTCAACATTTCAATGGGAAACTTGACATCCTT gtAAATAATGCTGCTATATGTGTACCAAAAGAGACAACACAAATTACTTCAGCAGATTGTTCACTAATGATGGGAACCAATTTTGaagcttcatataacttgtgtCAATTAGCATATCCTTTTTTGAAAGGTTCGGGGAAGGCTAGCATTGTGTTCATCTCTTCAATCTCTGGGATCATGGCTATTCCTTTTGTTTCTCTCTATGCAGCAACGAAAG GAGCAATAAATCAATTAACGAAGAACTTGGCCTGCGAATGGGGTAAAGATAACATTCGAGTTAATGCTGTTGCACCTTGGATTATTGATACCGCCCTTACAGATACTGTAGCC GAAGATTTTGAGTCATCAGATGTGGAGAAGTTAATAAGGAGAACTCCAATTAGCAGGATGGGAAAGCCAAATGAAGTGTCATCACTTGTGGCTTATTTATGTTTTCCAGCTGCTGCTTATATAACTGGCCAAATCATTTGTGTTGATGGTGGAAAAACTGTTTCTGGATTTCCATGA
- the LOC107016362 gene encoding inactive TPR repeat-containing thioredoxin TTL3-like: MGDERKTGCGLLNAVFGRKTMWTKRSTSTGSLPTPNSNNGNNLTRSSSTQNSKKHRNGSNEAFLDNEKQADRIIPRPNPNQSKVAANKGNVQAAAAAPVYNQQKNNGQGYNNQGRKVVPPSTGISGELENMIQDHQRSNGANTLVRASSSNVMLFGNLGNIRQQGGGNATTTSTANHVLDYLPRTAKEEPQQQPSQNGKYPTSVMGNVVKKKGDQEQGKTGGSVSLCRALSTRMDPEQLKILGNEDYKNGRFAEALALYDAAISIDPNKASYRSNKSAALTALGRLLEAVFECREAISIDPHYQRAHNRLATLCVRLGDTEKAMYHYKLAASEADPDVVTKSKSIQMHLSKCTEAKRQRDWNTLLKESALAISAGADSAPQIFALKAEALVKLHRYHEADQTLKNGPKFDIDECIKFFGPIGNAGLLVIQAQVDMAAGRIDDALAAAQRASQLDGNNKEVNMIVRRTRGVASARTKGNELFKGGKYGDASVAYGEGLEHDPHNSVLLCNRAACRSKLGQFEKALEDCNTALNVRPSFTKARLRKADCYFKMGKWEACIQECEVLIKETPENEDVGQMIKDAQQQLKK, from the exons ATGGGTGATGAAAGGAAAACAGGTTGTGGCCTGTTGAACGCTGTTTTTGGAAGGAAAACTATGTGGACAAAAAGATCGACATCAACAGGTTCGCTTCCAACTCCAAATTCCAACAATGGTAACAATTTAACGCGATCATCTAGTACTCAAAATTCTAAAAAGCATCGGAATGGATCCAACGAGGCTTTTTTAGACAACGAGAAACAAGCTGATAGGATCATACCAAGACCTAATCCAAATCAATCCAAAGTAGCTGCGAATAAGGGTAATGTGCAAGCTGCTGCTGCTGCACCTGTTTATAATCAGCAGAAAAATAATGGTCAAGGGTATAATAATCAAGGAAGAAAAGTAGTTCCGCCATCAACGGGGATATCAGGGGAGCTTGAAAACATGATACAAGATCATCAAAGATCAAATGGTGCTAATACATTAGTTCGTGCATCGTCTAGCAATGTGATGTTGTTTGGTAATTTGGGTAACATAAGGCAGCAAGGTGGGGGCAATGctacaacaacttcaacagcgAATCATGTTCTTGATTATTTACCAAGAACGGCTAAAGAAGAACCACAACAACAACCATCTCAGAATGGGAAATACCCGACGAGTGTTATGGGTAATGTGGTAAAGAAAAAGGGTGATCAAGAACAGGGGAAAACAGGGGGCTCTGTTTCCCTTTGTCGCGCTTTATCCACTAGAATGGACCCTGAGCAATTGAAGATTCTTGGAAATGAAGATTACAAGAATGGAAGATTTGCTGAGGCTTTAGCTTTGTATGATGCTGCAATTTCAATTGATCCAAATAAGGCTTCTTATCGAAGCAACAAATCAGCTGCTTTGACTGCTTTAGGAAGGCTTCTTGAAGCTGTTTTTGAGTGCAGAGAAGCTATATCAATTGATCCTCATTATCAAAGAGCTCATAATCGTTTGGCCACTCTATGTGTCAG ATTAGGAGATACAGAGAAAGCTATGTACCATTACAAACTAGCTGCATCAGAAGCTGATCCTGATGTTGTGACAAAGTCTAAATCTATTCAAATGCATCTTAGCAAGTGTACTGAAGCGAAGAGGCAAAGAGATTGGAACACTCTTCTTAAAGAATCTGCCCTCGCCATATCGGCTGGTGCAGATTCTGCACCACAG atatttgcTTTGAAAGCGGAGGCATTGGTGAAGCTCCATAGATACCATGAAGCAGATCAAACTCTGAAGAATGGTCCGAAATTTGATATCGATGAATGTATAAAGTTCTTTGGCCCTATTGGCAATGCAGGCTTGTTAGTCATTCAAGCTCAAGTTGACATGGCTGCTGGCAG GATTGACGATGCCCTAGCAGCGGCTCAACGAGCATCCCAACTAGATGGGAACAACAAGGAAGTAAACATGATAGTTAGGAGGACAAGGGGAGTAGCAAGTGCTAGAACAAAGGGAAATGAGTTGTTTAAAGGTGGAAAATATGGAGATGCTAGTGTTGCTTATGGTGAAGGACTAGAGCATGATCCACACAACTCAGTTTTATTGTGCAACAGAGCAGCTTGCAGATCAAAACTTGGCCAATTTGAGAAAGCACTTGAGGATTGCAATACTGCCCTTAATGTTAGACCATCTTTCACCAAAGCTAGGTTGAGGAAGGCTGATTGTTACTTTAAG ATGGGAAAATGGGAAGCATGCATACAAGAATGTGAAGTGTTGATAAAGGAGACACCAGAAAATGAGGATGTGGGACAAATGATTAAGGATGCCCAACAACAACTCAAAAAATGA
- the LOC107018341 gene encoding PLAT domain-containing protein 3-like encodes MAMGVAAHFNRFWFLLFVLYFSISLSSISGSEEDCVYSAYIRTGSIIKGGTDSIISLTLYDENGYGIRIKNLEAWGGLMGPGYNYFERGNLDIFSGRGPCLTAPICKMNLTSDGTGSGHGWYCNYVEVTVTGVHKQCTQQYFEVEQWLATDASPYQLTAIRDLCKKKTKIDERRPVSEIESTPQVSLI; translated from the exons ATGGCCATGGGAGTTGCTGCTCACTTCAATCGTTTCTGGTTCCTTCTCTTCGTCCTCTATTTCTCCATCTCCCTCTCCTCCATTTCTGGATCT GAAGAGGATTGTGTTTACAGTGCATACATCCGAACTGGATCAATCATAAAAGGTGGGACCGATTCGATCATCAGTTTAACTCTCTACGATGAAAACGGGTACGGTATTCGAATAAAAAACCTGGAAGCTTGGGGTGGGCTTATGGGCCCGGGTTACAACTATTTTGAGAGAGGAAATTTGGATATCTTCAGTGGTCGAGGTCCATGTTTGACGGCGCCGATCTGTAAAATGAATTTGACTTCCGATGGGACAGGTTCAGGTCATGGATGGTACTGTAACTACGTTGAGGTCACCGTTACCGGAGTCCATAAACAATGCACCCAACAGTATTTCGAAGTGGAACAGTGGCTGGCGACCGATGCGTCGCCTTATCAGCTGACTGCCATTAGAGATCTATGCAAGAAGAAGACGAAGATTGATGAGCGTCGGCCGGTGAGCGAAATTGAATCTACTCCACAAGTTTCTCTCATTTAA
- the LOC107017194 gene encoding NDR1/HIN1-like protein 13 — translation MEERSPPAAGGKARNLLSSATSLRLSLTPARSTDHTYVVQIPRDQVYRVPPPENAKIVENHRQPEAQKKRKFTCCCWIFSALLLTGIAIGIIVLIVNAMYTPKSPEFSIINVHFKNVTQPQKNKSHTQAVIPQFEIDLKVVNINERMDTSFGKGDNGKATLNFNNHEIAHGKYTAISQKPKDSTNSQFNLDAGKLPADFQKSLNDDKKAIPMTLTINAPMEITSWAKTLKKDVTVTCDFDVQSVKGKSMIKSEDCKTDF, via the coding sequence ATGGAGGAGCGGTCACCACCTGCAGCCGGCGGCAAAGCCAGAAATCTCCTTTCATCAGCCACATCGCTTCGCCTCTCTCTAACACCGGCTCGTTCAACAGATCATACCTACGTTGTTCAAATCCCTCGTGATCAAGTTTATCGTGTCCCTCCTCCTGAAAATgccaaaattgttgaaaatcatCGACAACCAGAAGctcaaaagaaaaggaaatttacATGTTGTTGTTGGATATTTTCAGCGTTACTACTTACAGGTATCGCCATTGGAATTATCGTGTTGATTGTTAACGCAATGTACACACCTAAATCTCCTgaattttcaattattaatGTCCATTTCAAAAACGTTACACAACCACAAAAGAATAAGAGTCATACACAAGCGGTAATCCCTCAATTTGAGATCGATTTGAAAGTCGTTAACATTAATGAGAGGATGGATACTTCATTTGGTAAAGGTGATAATGGAAAAGCGACTCTTAATTTCAACAATCATGAAATTGCACATGGCAAATATACCGCCATTTCTCAAAAACCTAAAGATTCAACAAATTCTCAATTTAATCTTGATGCTGGGAAATTGCCTGCTGATTTTCAGAAAAGTCTAAATGATGACAAGAAGGCAATACCAATGACTTTAACTATTAATGCACCAATGGAGATTACGAGTTGGGCAAAAACATTGAAAAAAGATGTGACTGTTACGTGTGATTTCGACGTTCAATCGGTGAAAGGTAAATCCATGATCAAATCAGAAGATTGTAAGACTGATTTTTAA